The Tamandua tetradactyla isolate mTamTet1 chromosome 23, mTamTet1.pri, whole genome shotgun sequence genomic interval GCAGGATAGGGTGCTGCTGATCTGGTTGACGGAAGTGACACTGGTCAGGCTGCTAGCCCTGCTGCTGAAATTGCTGCTGGGCAGGCTGGTCTCACTTTTCCCCTCCAGCCTGCTTGCTGTCTGCTTGGCCAATATCTGGGTTCTTTGGCTGGCTGGGACGGTATGTGGAGCACAGCTGGTTGGTCTGGGTGTGGCTTGCCTGGGTCTTGAGTCCTCTGCCCAACTGGGTGAGCCGACTGTTGCACACCACGCTGCTTTCGCTGCTCTCCTTGTCTGCCGCGTACCCACTGCTCACCAGGCTGATGTTACTGCTCTTGTCCAGGCTGGGGTATTGAAAGCTCATCACATCACTCTCACTGCTCCATGTGTGTGGCAGACTGCTGTAGGAAGCTCTCGGGAGCTCCTTGGTCACTGCTGCATCCTGGTGCTGGAGTGCTAAGCTGGGTGACTGCAGGCTGGGATCTTGTCCCTCAGCATCACAGGCAGAAGACTCCCCTTTTCCCCCCCGGAGGAAAATAGGGGGCAACTTAATGTCCTTATCCAGGGGGAAGGGACCTTGGGAGGCCACTGAATGTTGGCTTATGGCTCATCTGGAGGAGGTGGCTCAATTTATAAGGCTGCACTTTTGAAACTGAGTGTTCTGATTGGCTGGCTCAGTTCCCATGGTAATGAGGTGTGAGGAGAACAATGCTGCCTGGCCATCTATTACATCAGCGCCCTGGGCTGGAGAGAGGGTGGGCAGAAAAGGGGCTCACAACCAGAGTACATAAGAACCACTTCCTGGGACACTTTATGAGGGGCCTGTGGCCTTTCCTTTACGAGCCACCATGTCAGGAGACCTGTGCATGCATCCCTGAAGAGCCCCTTGTGCGTTTCTTTAGGATACAAGGTCATCTCCTGAGCTTCGGTTCCAACTGGTAGCAGGGAAAATGGAAAGTCCTTCTTCCAGAGATGGTTATGAGAACTAGAGAAGATACCACAATCAGGATTTTAATCTGAATTCATTCCCATATCTTCAGACCCTGCCTGATCTGGCTCTGGACTCTCTCCTAACCTTGTCCCAAGCCATACTCTATCCCTTCCTCACCTTGGATACTCCAGCCACATCTTCTCATCCTGAGCTCTTACCTGCTGCAGGACTTTTGCACTGGCTTTTCTTACCATccaaatgcttttctcttgtcTCTTCACCTTCAGGCATCAGCTTAAAATGTCTCCTGCTCAGTAAGGCCCACGCTGACCTCTCCAAGAAGCTCTCTGATATTTTTTATATCACTTCCCAATTTATGTCCCTGTGGCACTAATTacaatttgcaattattttattgGTATGTAATAGTTATTTATTGCTGGTCTCCTCTACTAGCATGTAAATTGTGTGGACAAAGATTTTGATTTTTTGTTCTAGGTTATAACCCCaatgcttggcacacagtaggtgttccATGAACATTTTTGCTGAGTGAATTAATTAAAGCACTGTCTTTCAGCATGCATCAGACCAcatggggagcttttaaaaacctCTTTTGGATTTTCCAGGACAATGGTCTCTCCCTTGGCTGCAAGAAATCACCTGGGAATGCCTGGGTTCCACAAATTTTGAGTTGATTAGTCTGGGATGAGGCTTTGGCTTCAGAATTTTAAGAAGATCGCAGGTGATTCCAACATATAACATGTTGAGAATTGCTGGGCTAAGGAGTAGAGGCTCAGTCATATGtgtttcaaacattttttaattttaggtaaTTCTTTTGTGTGACCCTGATTAAGAAGTACTAccatagataaataaaaacatccaGCATGGTGCTTATTAGAGACACTTAAtagatgtttattgaatgaatgaatgaagaaattaatTGACCCTTAAAAGCTTTAAGGACTTTAGGAATTAATTGAAATCATGTGCAAAATCTGTAATGATTATCATCTATATCATCTTTCTCTCTACTGATCATCTATCtatatatgcattttcttttcaacAGAGGAGTCAAATTCTCAAAAAGTGTTCATGATCTCCAAAAGATCAAGAAGCATAAGAATTCAATGCAACTGTTGCGTTAGCATTTGGGAAAGGCATGGCCCCAGTGCTTAGCCTGACTCTAATAGGTCTGGAGAGGCTTGTTCCATTTGGGATGCAGGGTGGAGTAGAGAAGGCACTCCTTGGAAGGAGCTGTTTAACCTCTGGGCAGTCATCAGACATCTCTGCTAATTATCACTGTCACCTTTACTATGAGTTCCTTTCCCTCCCCTTACCTGGGGCCATTCAGCTTCCCTTTGCTGTGTGCACAGGCATCTCTCCTGCTCAGGAAATTCTGATCCTCCTGGGGTGGGGAAGAGCACCTCATGGCTTCCTGTCCCCACTGGGGGttgggaaggaggagaaagacagcATGGTTTACTGAGGATGCTTAGTGTAGGGGCATGGTGAGAGCCAAGTGAAGAGGGAAGTCTAGAGGGAGCCACGGAGTGGTCTCTACTTTGGATTTTCCTCTGAGTGACATGGGAGACATTGGAGTGTTTTCAGTAGAGAAGAGGCACAATGGGCTTATGCTTCCCCAGGGTACTGTATGGAGAACAGTCTGAAGAGGGAGAGGTGGGAGCATGGAGCTGGTTGGGTCTAGGCAACAGTCTAGATGAGATATGGTGACAACAGAGCTAGGAGAGTCATGGgtaaagatggaaagaaatggcTGGATTGTGGATATATTCAGAATTggattggggggtgggtgggggaaaggGTCGGGTCAAGGGCAATTTGTGGGGTTCAGGAGCCTTGGCATCAGAGGCTGAAAGGGCACCTCCCTCCTTTAGGTGCACACCTGGGTAATGGGCAAGAGGCAGGGCAAAGCCCAGTGGCCAAGAAGTCACACCAGCATGACTCTgcgtctcagtttccccatgtccTTCCTGTGTGATCCTGGGAATGGTGCTTAATGACACCACAGAGGGGTGGTGAAGATGAAATGCtccacaaacatttactgagaatGAACAAATACGAGGCACACAGTCACTGAGGGTCATCAGTGAAGAAGAGAGAATGGTTCCTCCTTCATGGACCTCATTGAGTAAAGCAGGAGAGGCAGACCATGCACACATTTCAGATAGTGGCAAGTGctgtaaagaaaggaaaatgggtgATGGGAGTGCATGAGAGGGAAGACAGCCCAGCAGTCCATAAATAGAGTAATTGTCTCTCTCCATTTCTGGGTACTAGCTGAGAATGGGCTTCTGGCTCTGGCTTGCGGGGGTTCACACCCTGTGTCTGCCATCTGGGGTCCTCGTAATTAACCTGACTGTTCTGAGCTTCAGCTGCCCCACTGGGCAATGGAATCACAGAGTTGATAACATCATCTGCACAGGGGCATTGTGAGGGTTGACTGGAGGCACGGGAACTGCGTCTGCCCCCACCAGCCACATTGCATGGCTATAACTATCTGACCTTCACTGGAACCTcccattttaaaacaatatatagagatacttttttttctttttttaaacataaacccTCTTGCCCTCAGCATCACCTGCTGAGGCATCTACTCTCTGAGGCTTTCCACATAGAGCACTCTTCTCCAAGAGCCCCTGCAATCCTCCAACCAgatattttttctcttcccaAGGGGCCCCATCTTTGGCCCCCAGTCTAAGTAAGGgcatgaatttattcattttgggAATACCATGAGCACCTATTGTGTGCCACCACTATGCACTGCTGAGAGCTCACTAAGAAGGCAGAGTCCAGCACACACCAGATCAGCACAGGCTGGGACTGGAACTCAGGGTGCCTCATGCACAACCCCAGAGTCTCCCTTGCACCAGAGATGGAGTGGCCCAGGGAGGGTTGCCTGTTGGGTGTCAGTACTCCACCAAATGCTTGCATACATCATCTTACAGCATCCTCACAGTCATTTATGAGGTAGCTGTTCATGGCTCCCCCATTTTACGGGGTGACCAAGGAGCAGAAAGAGTTGGCAAATTGCTCAAGGTCCCACAGCTAATAATCCAGCTCTGTCTACCCCAAAACCCATGCTCCTAACCACGCGATTGCAAGACAAGCTTCCAGGGTATGGAGCACACAGAATGTCCACAGAGTACCCTACTCAGATCTACTCGGGATCAGAATGAGAACCTGATGGACTCTAGGGGTGGACCTGCATCCCCGAGAGCATGGCCTGGGACTCTCCTTCTTCTTCAGGGAACCAGGCAAAGATAGAATCTGCTCAGCCATGGCCTGGAAGAAAGGTCATTCTTCTCCTGTGGTGAGCATAAGATTTCCcccacttttttattatttaaagcatgcaacaaaacaaaacaaaacaagaatgtgAATAACAGGTATTCATCAACCAGTTTAAGAAGTAAAACATTACTGATATACCCACAGCCCATTTACCCCTCTTCTTTGCATTTCCTGTTGCAATCCTAAATATGATGCCCATCATTGCCAAGCATGTTTTTATACTTGGATGAACTATAAAAGGACGTGTTCCTTTACCGGGATGGAATTGTTTTACACATTATCAGTTTTGATCTAAATGGCACCCTCCGGGTATCCTTCTACAACTCAGCATCATATTTGTGAGATTCTGGGTGAAGCTCAAGTTCATTTTCACTGCTGTAGG includes:
- the C23H16orf82 gene encoding protein TNT; the protein is MRRCGWSIQAISQHSVASQGPFPLDKDIKLPPIFLRGGKGESSACDAEGQDPSLQSPSLALQHQDAAVTKELPRASYSSLPHTWSSESDVMSFQYPSLDKSSNISLVSSGYAADKESSESSVVCNSRLTQLGRGLKTQASHTQTNQLCSTYRPSQPKNPDIGQADSKQAGGEK